Within the Dialister hominis genome, the region CGCAAAGGAGAAATCACAAGGATGAAAGCACGTGGACTTTTATTTGGCGTAGCTGTCGCTTTCGCCATTTGGAACATTATGGTAAATGGTGTGAACGTAAGAACCGTTGCCATTGCCGTTATGATCCTTCTCTGTCTGGCTATGAATATTTACAACTACCACCAGAAGAAGAAAATCAGGCAGGAGGAAGAGGACCAGATCCGTGAGAAGGAAGAAGTCCGCCGTCTTCGCGCTGAAGCCCGCCATAAGCAGTCTAGAAGAGGAAAGAGAAACAAGAAATAAGCATTTTCCAAATGCTGATCCGGGATGAAAGTTCCCGCTAGTCTTTCCTTTCGAGGTGCATATGCCGGTCGCTTTAATTTACCGCTGGGTGATCTTCGTCCTTCTGATCATAGGGCTGATCCTCCTGATGAAGCATAAGGTCCTGACGCCTTTTGTTTTTTGGTCAAGAATCCAGTACTACACATTTTCCACATTTACCCTGTTCGTACTCTGGCTGGGCGCGACGCTCATGAAAGTGGACATGCCGGTTCTTTATACCGCCGACTTCCGCTACGCTGTCGCAGCGAGCCTTGGGACACTGTCGCTCATGTACCATCTCATCGTGCGGCCGGGCGCCATAAGGACCCACAAGCTGAACGACATCAGCTACGAACACTTTTCCTTTTACAACTACATATTCCATTACATCATTCCGATCCTGATGATGATCGACTACATTCTCTTCGTAGACAAGCGCGAAATGCACTGGTACACCATGATCACATGGATGGTTTACCCTGCACTCTATGTCGTCTTCGTCTACTTCAGGGCATGGCTGACGATCGTTCTCCACGGGAAGAGCCATCTCTATCCCTACACCTTCATGGATCCGAATTTCCATAATATCCTTGTCATCACGAAAGGCGTCCTCATGGTAGGCCTGCGCTTCTTCATCATCGGCATCATCGTCTATGCCGTCGGAGCAGGCCTCTGGGCACTTGGCATTCCGCCCCTTTCCTGGACGTTTAATGGATGATGGATAAGACGGATGCATGCGGGCTTCCCGCTTCTGCAGATGTCCGTATGTTATAATCAATGCATTGATTTCCCTTTATTGCTGCTCAAAAGGAGTATGAAGCATGGCAAATAAGATTACACAGACTGGATCCCCGAAAGATTTCGTCGACCATTCCTATTTTTACAAACCCTATATGATTCCTGCAGTGTTAGGATTCATCCTCTGGGCAGCCTACGTATGCTGGACCGGCTACTGGGGCATCGTCCACGGCCGCGTTCCTGTCATTGATATCGGCATGCAGATTGCCATCCTCTGGTGGTTGCTCGATACCGTCCTCACCAAGACCGTTTACCGCCTGGAAGATGATGGGCTCTACATGCTGAAGACCGGCGTAGGCCACAAGAAGGAAATCATCATTCCTTATGATGAAATCTACGGCGTGCACCACTTCA harbors:
- a CDS encoding Pr6Pr family membrane protein, which translates into the protein MPVALIYRWVIFVLLIIGLILLMKHKVLTPFVFWSRIQYYTFSTFTLFVLWLGATLMKVDMPVLYTADFRYAVAASLGTLSLMYHLIVRPGAIRTHKLNDISYEHFSFYNYIFHYIIPILMMIDYILFVDKREMHWYTMITWMVYPALYVVFVYFRAWLTIVLHGKSHLYPYTFMDPNFHNILVITKGVLMVGLRFFIIGIIVYAVGAGLWALGIPPLSWTFNG